One Tachysurus vachellii isolate PV-2020 chromosome 18, HZAU_Pvac_v1, whole genome shotgun sequence DNA segment encodes these proteins:
- the gpatch8 gene encoding G patch domain-containing protein 8 isoform X1 — protein sequence MADRFSRFNEERDFQGGNHFDQYDEGQLELEQASLDKPIEPDNIGHRLLQKHGWKLGQGLGKTMQGRTDPVPIIVKYDVMGMGRMEMELDYAEDATEKRRVLEVEKEDTEELRQKYKDYAEKEKAIAKALEDLRANFYCELCDKQYQKHQEFDNHINSYDHAHKQRLKELKQREFARNVSSRSRKGGRKQEKMLRRIHELAEQRKQQECVPGSGPMFKQTTVAVDGEEGGFSSIDGIPMTPDGVPEEPSGEDKGNAGGFGQSSPKPGPTISFSLRKNSSSPTPSVGTHAPKVSVSFSFAKKAPVKLETAAAVFADHGEEAIEGEEGQEEVVEKMSGEEGGTASSTDSPESTSGAMGGGDEQPQSDDGGTLASTLNKLKMMMKKEEGYSGQEPQYYHYMPPAHCRVKPHFQFLLFMKASDQCGSQEEDEDGEEEQKAVQVEEDAGQEEPKDNDCKSEKDTVKEPVKEQSSNPSSPKLKTEEVSDITPGVVSNADSSSTVSQSTEAKQGSSEPQDTGPRIPTGPFFPVLSKDESTTLQWPSELLEFTKAQPSLSYSCNPLYFDFKLSRNKVNRGGKANKAGKPANADGGEGSKAEDTTSNAATSRETSTATPTPPGVNIDKKDEASLKEKTAEDENKDKKLENSEDIVGGSKKKKKKKKHKKLSKRAKRKEKEKVEGEMVTETPGEKTKKKKKHKRKKNKNKVRAEEDEKAGESKEQKDTDDKGGTNSAAPNAVGTLTSDGGKRKRLHKEVSQKSVSQERSTGKPNLSEEHSGTKRPKPDPSTSVASCSASAQKSPVGGRPPTSESDEDGGSASQRSRRPHRRNTPPRERHHRSEDSGQSGRSRSRSSRRGDRNHRRNRGQKSHSRSYSSSSERSSARSSAYSRRSHSYSDSYSDYSGGEHRRTKRRSSDSEYERRGGGRSHRRHYSSSSSEDSRSRSRSHSRRKHHRRRRHHSSSRSYSRSSRSSSAHSYRHSSYSRSCSSASRSSSSTKGSPQRHSHNRRADSSSRRRDFNRSRIYRSQSPRSSSSRAQPRTSNSTQVTKGSGGGGGASEQRNSLTARQLLERIQSRKGGEDSGTGSKPGTKIKDPPQGYFGPKLPPVLGNKNMLPLFGKLQAGKKPSLLSVMRTNDGEKSGLGKGSDTSNEVILVEPIREFPPPPPPPPPPVQQQQQVEESNSNTLVSDEVRNQAAEPQVLHESRSVFEQESAKVMPAYQVEPGQDPNNPMMDGCILASDMGQQTAMHTYQGYPVPNMEEEDIGMEAEEDGLAPLESQPITFTPEEMEKYSKLQQAAQQHIQQQLLAKQVKTFPSAAAAAAAANLAAAASLAPAPPPPPAALQQIHIQQPAVSATSATSITTVQHAILQHHAAATAMGLHHHNPHHAHPAHAQLAQVHHIPQHHLTPISLSPLGHTLAHTLGHTLGHTGLIPAHHSAFLHGQPIHIIPASALHHAPLALHHVPHAALYPTLFAPRPASAAAAAALQLHPLLHPIFSGQDLQHPPNHGS from the exons ATGGCTGACAGGTTTTCAAGGTTCAACGAGGAACGTGATTTCcag GGCGGGAATCACTTTGACCAGTATGACGAGGGCCAGTTGGAGTTGGAACAGGCCTCCCTGGACAAGCCCATAGAACCG GATAACATTGGCCATCGACTACTTCAGAAACATGGCTGGAAGCTGGGACAAGGCCTTGGCAAAACAATGCAGG GACGCACCGACCCTGTACCCATCATCGTCAAATATGATGTCATGGGAATGGGACGCATGGAAATGGAG CTGGACTATGCCGAGGACGCAACAGAGAAGCGGCGAGTATTGGAGGTGGAGAAAGAGGACACAGAGGAGTTGCGGCAAAAATACAAG GATTatgcagagaaagagaaagccaTCGCCAAGGCGTTGGAAGACCTGAGAGCCAACTTTTACTGTGAGCTATGTGATAAGCAGTATCAAAAACACCAGGAGTTTGACAATCACATCAACTCTTACGACCATGCACACAAACAG AGGCTGAAAGAGCTGAAGCAGAGGGAATTTGCCCGGAATGTTTCTTCACGTTCCCGCAAGGGTGGAAGAAAGCAGGAGAAGATGCTGCGACGTATACACGAGCTGGCGGAGCAGAGGAAGCAGCAGGAATG TGTTCCTGGTAGCGGACCAATGTTCAAGCAAACCACAGTGGCAGTCGATGGAGAAGAAGGTGGCTTCTCAAGCATCGATGGCATTCCCATGACCCCAGATGGTGTGCCGGAGGAACCTTCAGGAGAGGATAAAGGAAATGCTGGTGGTTTTGGTCAAAGTTCTCCAAAACCAGGACCAACTATCAGTTTTTCTCTTCGCAAGAACAGTTCCTCACCCACACCAAGTGTTGGAACCCATGCTCCCAAAGTTAGCGTGTCTTTCTCGTTTGCTAAGAAAGCACCTGTTAAACTAGAGACAGCTGCTGCTGTGTTTGCTGACCATGGAGAAGAAGCAATAGAAGGAGAAGAGGGCCAAGAAGAAGTAGTTGAGAAGATGTCAGGGGAGGAAGGAGGTACAGCATCCAGCACTGACAGCCCAGAGAGTACATCAGGTGCCATGGGTGGAGGGGATGAGCAGCCACAGTCTGATGATGGGGGAACCCTGGCCTCTACCCTTAACAagctgaagatgatgatgaagaaggagGAAGGTTACTCAGGGCAGGAGCCACAATATTATCATTACATGCCTCCTGCACACTGTCGGGTAAAGCCGCATTTTCAGTTTCTGCTCTTCATGAAGGCCTCTGACCAATGTGGTAGtcaggaggaagatgaggacgGGGAGGAAGAGCAGAAAGCAGTACAAGTGGAAGAAGATGCAGGACAAGAAGAGCCTAAAGACAATGACTGCAAATCAGAGAAGGACACTGTGAAAGAGCCTGTAAAGGAGCAGAGTTCAAATCCTTCATCGCCCAAATTAAAAACTGAAGAAGTATCAGATATCACCCCAGGAGTAGTCAGCAATGCAGATTCCTCAAGCACTGTTTCCCAATCAACTGAAGCTAAGCAAGGTTCATCTGAACCTCAAGACACTGGCCCTCGAATTCCAACAGGAcctttctttcctgttttaAGTAAGGATGAAAGCACTACCTTACAGTGGCCCTCTGAACTTTTGGAGTTCACTAAGGCCCAGCCCTCACTATCCTACAGTTGCAACCCcctttattttgattttaagCTGTCCCGGAATAAAGTCAATAGAGGTGGTAAGGCAAACAAAGCTGGTAAACCAGCTAATGCTGACGGTGGAGAGGGTTCCAAGGCAGAAGATACCACTAGCAATGCAGCCACAAGTAGAGAAACTAGTACagcaacaccaacaccaccaggAGTCAATATTGACAAAAAGGATGAAGCTTCATTGAAAGAAAAGACTGCAGAGGATGAGAACAAAGACAAGAAGCTAGAAAACTCTGAGGACATAGTTGGAGGatccaagaaaaagaaaaagaaaaagaaacacaagaagTTAAGCAAGAGAGCCAaacgaaaagaaaaagagaaagtggaGGGGGAGATGGTGACCGAGACCCCGGGAGAGAagaccaaaaagaaaaagaaacacaaacgaaagaaaaacaaaaataaagtacGTGCTGAGGAAGATGAGAAAGCGGGAGAAAGTAAAGAACAGAAAGACACGGATGACAAAGGTGGAACCAATTCCGCCGCTCCGAATGCAGTAGGGACTTTGACTTCAGATGGAGGAAAGAGAAAACGGCTACATAAAGAAGTGTCGCAAAAGTCAGTTTCTCAAGAGAGGAGCACAGGAAAACCCAATCTGTCAGAAGAGCACAGTGGTACAAAACGTCCCAAACCTGACCCAAGCACATCAGTGGCATCCTGCTCTGCCTCTGCACAGAAAAGCCCTGTGGGTGGTCGACCACCGACGAGTGAAAGTGATGAAGATGGAGGCTCAGCATCTCAACGCTCACGCCGTCCTCATCGTCGCAATACTCCTCCACGTGAAAGGCATCACCGAAGTGAGGACTCTGGACAGTCAGGTCGCTCACGGAGTCGTTCTTCTCGCAGAGGAGATCGTAATCATCGGCGCAACAGAGGACAAAAATCTCATAGTCGATCATATTCAAGCAGCTCTGAGCGGTCCTCTGCGAGAAGCAGTGCTTACAGTCGCCGCAGCCACAGCTACTCGGACAGCTATAGTGACTACAGTGGTGGAGAACATCGCAGGACAAAAAGACGGTCATCAGACTCTGAATACGAAAGGAGAGGCGGAGGACGGTCGCACAGACGGCATTACTCCTCCTCGTCTTCAGAAGACTCTCGTTCACGGTCACGCTCGCACAGCCGCAGAAAGCACCATAGACGGCGGCGTCATCACAGCAGCAGCCGCAGTTACAGTCGtagcagcaggagcagcagtgcTCACTCATACCGACACAGCAGCTACAGCCGTAGTTGCAGCTCTGCCAGTCGCTCGTCCAGCTCCACCAAAGGCTCACCACAACGGCACAGTCATAACCGACGGGCTGACAGTTCTTCGCGGAGACGTGATTTTAACCGCTCTCGTATCTACCGATCCCAGTCTCCGAGGTCTTCCTCGTCCCGTGCACAGCCACGAACCAGCAACTCAACACAAGTAACAAAAGGAAGTGGGGGAGGAGGCGGTGCTTCAGAGCAACGGAACTCACTCACAGCACGACAGCTTCTCGAAAGAATCCAGTCTCGCAAGGGTGGCGAAGATTCTGGAACAGGAAGCAAACCAGGCACCAAAATTAAGGACCCTCCACAGGGCTACTTTGGGCCCAAGCTCCCCCCTGTACTTGGAAACAAGAACATGTTGCCCCTGTTTGGTAAACTGCAAGCAGGGAAGAAACCTTCATTACTTTCTGTAATGCGAACAAATGATGGGGAAAAGTCAGGGCTTGGAAAGGGTTCTGATACAAGTAATGAGGTGATTCTTGTAGAGCCCATCCGTGAGTTTCCTCCtccacccccaccaccacctccaccagttcagcagcagcaacaggTGGAGGAGTCTAACTCAAATACTTTGGTTTCAGATGAGGTCAGAAACCAAGCCGCAGAACCCCAAGTGCTGCATGAATCACGATCAGTTTTTGAGCAGGAATCGGCTAAGGTTATGCCTGCATACCAAGTTGAGCCTGGACAAGACCCCAACAACCCAATGATGGATGGGTGTATTCTGGCATCTGACATGGGTCAGCAAACAGCCATGCACACCTATCAAGGCTACCCAGTGCCCAATATGGAGGAGGAGGACATAGGCATGGAGGCTGAAGAGGATGGCTTGGCACCTCTGGAGAGCCAGCCAATTACATTTACCCCAGAGGAGATGGAGAAATACAGTAAGCTACAACAAGCAGCTCAGCAACATATTCAGCAGCAGCTTCTTGCGAAACAGGTGAAAACGTTCCCCTCAGCAGCAGCCGCCGCGGCTGCGGCCAATTTGGCCGCCGCTGCCAGCCTTGCCCCTGCGCCGCCTCCACCACCTGCTGCGCTACAACAAATCCATATACAGCAGCCTGCTGTGTCTGCAACTTCAGCAACATCAATTACAACAGTGCAACATGCCATACTGCAGCATCATGCAGCTGCCACGGCAATGGGCCTCCACCATCACAATCCACACCACGCCCATCCTGCTCATGCTCAACTCGCCCAAGTTCACCATATACCACAACATCATCTCACCCCTATTTCTTTGTCACCTTTGGGCCACACATTAGCCCATACGTTAGGGCACACTTTAGGGCACACTGGCCTGATTCCAGCCCACCATTCTGCCTTCCTCCACGGGCAACCAATCCACATAATCCCAGCGTCTGCGCTCCACCATGCCCCATTAGCTTTGCATCATGTACCCCATGCAGCCCTTTACCCTACTCTCTTTGCACCACGGCCAGCTAGtgcagctgcagcagcagctctgcAACTTCACCCTCTTCTTCACCCCATTTTCTCAGGGCAAGACCTTCAGCACCCTCCCAACCACGGCTCCTGA
- the gpatch8 gene encoding G patch domain-containing protein 8 isoform X2, whose translation MQGRTDPVPIIVKYDVMGMGRMEMELDYAEDATEKRRVLEVEKEDTEELRQKYKDYAEKEKAIAKALEDLRANFYCELCDKQYQKHQEFDNHINSYDHAHKQRLKELKQREFARNVSSRSRKGGRKQEKMLRRIHELAEQRKQQECVPGSGPMFKQTTVAVDGEEGGFSSIDGIPMTPDGVPEEPSGEDKGNAGGFGQSSPKPGPTISFSLRKNSSSPTPSVGTHAPKVSVSFSFAKKAPVKLETAAAVFADHGEEAIEGEEGQEEVVEKMSGEEGGTASSTDSPESTSGAMGGGDEQPQSDDGGTLASTLNKLKMMMKKEEGYSGQEPQYYHYMPPAHCRVKPHFQFLLFMKASDQCGSQEEDEDGEEEQKAVQVEEDAGQEEPKDNDCKSEKDTVKEPVKEQSSNPSSPKLKTEEVSDITPGVVSNADSSSTVSQSTEAKQGSSEPQDTGPRIPTGPFFPVLSKDESTTLQWPSELLEFTKAQPSLSYSCNPLYFDFKLSRNKVNRGGKANKAGKPANADGGEGSKAEDTTSNAATSRETSTATPTPPGVNIDKKDEASLKEKTAEDENKDKKLENSEDIVGGSKKKKKKKKHKKLSKRAKRKEKEKVEGEMVTETPGEKTKKKKKHKRKKNKNKVRAEEDEKAGESKEQKDTDDKGGTNSAAPNAVGTLTSDGGKRKRLHKEVSQKSVSQERSTGKPNLSEEHSGTKRPKPDPSTSVASCSASAQKSPVGGRPPTSESDEDGGSASQRSRRPHRRNTPPRERHHRSEDSGQSGRSRSRSSRRGDRNHRRNRGQKSHSRSYSSSSERSSARSSAYSRRSHSYSDSYSDYSGGEHRRTKRRSSDSEYERRGGGRSHRRHYSSSSSEDSRSRSRSHSRRKHHRRRRHHSSSRSYSRSSRSSSAHSYRHSSYSRSCSSASRSSSSTKGSPQRHSHNRRADSSSRRRDFNRSRIYRSQSPRSSSSRAQPRTSNSTQVTKGSGGGGGASEQRNSLTARQLLERIQSRKGGEDSGTGSKPGTKIKDPPQGYFGPKLPPVLGNKNMLPLFGKLQAGKKPSLLSVMRTNDGEKSGLGKGSDTSNEVILVEPIREFPPPPPPPPPPVQQQQQVEESNSNTLVSDEVRNQAAEPQVLHESRSVFEQESAKVMPAYQVEPGQDPNNPMMDGCILASDMGQQTAMHTYQGYPVPNMEEEDIGMEAEEDGLAPLESQPITFTPEEMEKYSKLQQAAQQHIQQQLLAKQVKTFPSAAAAAAAANLAAAASLAPAPPPPPAALQQIHIQQPAVSATSATSITTVQHAILQHHAAATAMGLHHHNPHHAHPAHAQLAQVHHIPQHHLTPISLSPLGHTLAHTLGHTLGHTGLIPAHHSAFLHGQPIHIIPASALHHAPLALHHVPHAALYPTLFAPRPASAAAAAALQLHPLLHPIFSGQDLQHPPNHGS comes from the exons ATGCAGG GACGCACCGACCCTGTACCCATCATCGTCAAATATGATGTCATGGGAATGGGACGCATGGAAATGGAG CTGGACTATGCCGAGGACGCAACAGAGAAGCGGCGAGTATTGGAGGTGGAGAAAGAGGACACAGAGGAGTTGCGGCAAAAATACAAG GATTatgcagagaaagagaaagccaTCGCCAAGGCGTTGGAAGACCTGAGAGCCAACTTTTACTGTGAGCTATGTGATAAGCAGTATCAAAAACACCAGGAGTTTGACAATCACATCAACTCTTACGACCATGCACACAAACAG AGGCTGAAAGAGCTGAAGCAGAGGGAATTTGCCCGGAATGTTTCTTCACGTTCCCGCAAGGGTGGAAGAAAGCAGGAGAAGATGCTGCGACGTATACACGAGCTGGCGGAGCAGAGGAAGCAGCAGGAATG TGTTCCTGGTAGCGGACCAATGTTCAAGCAAACCACAGTGGCAGTCGATGGAGAAGAAGGTGGCTTCTCAAGCATCGATGGCATTCCCATGACCCCAGATGGTGTGCCGGAGGAACCTTCAGGAGAGGATAAAGGAAATGCTGGTGGTTTTGGTCAAAGTTCTCCAAAACCAGGACCAACTATCAGTTTTTCTCTTCGCAAGAACAGTTCCTCACCCACACCAAGTGTTGGAACCCATGCTCCCAAAGTTAGCGTGTCTTTCTCGTTTGCTAAGAAAGCACCTGTTAAACTAGAGACAGCTGCTGCTGTGTTTGCTGACCATGGAGAAGAAGCAATAGAAGGAGAAGAGGGCCAAGAAGAAGTAGTTGAGAAGATGTCAGGGGAGGAAGGAGGTACAGCATCCAGCACTGACAGCCCAGAGAGTACATCAGGTGCCATGGGTGGAGGGGATGAGCAGCCACAGTCTGATGATGGGGGAACCCTGGCCTCTACCCTTAACAagctgaagatgatgatgaagaaggagGAAGGTTACTCAGGGCAGGAGCCACAATATTATCATTACATGCCTCCTGCACACTGTCGGGTAAAGCCGCATTTTCAGTTTCTGCTCTTCATGAAGGCCTCTGACCAATGTGGTAGtcaggaggaagatgaggacgGGGAGGAAGAGCAGAAAGCAGTACAAGTGGAAGAAGATGCAGGACAAGAAGAGCCTAAAGACAATGACTGCAAATCAGAGAAGGACACTGTGAAAGAGCCTGTAAAGGAGCAGAGTTCAAATCCTTCATCGCCCAAATTAAAAACTGAAGAAGTATCAGATATCACCCCAGGAGTAGTCAGCAATGCAGATTCCTCAAGCACTGTTTCCCAATCAACTGAAGCTAAGCAAGGTTCATCTGAACCTCAAGACACTGGCCCTCGAATTCCAACAGGAcctttctttcctgttttaAGTAAGGATGAAAGCACTACCTTACAGTGGCCCTCTGAACTTTTGGAGTTCACTAAGGCCCAGCCCTCACTATCCTACAGTTGCAACCCcctttattttgattttaagCTGTCCCGGAATAAAGTCAATAGAGGTGGTAAGGCAAACAAAGCTGGTAAACCAGCTAATGCTGACGGTGGAGAGGGTTCCAAGGCAGAAGATACCACTAGCAATGCAGCCACAAGTAGAGAAACTAGTACagcaacaccaacaccaccaggAGTCAATATTGACAAAAAGGATGAAGCTTCATTGAAAGAAAAGACTGCAGAGGATGAGAACAAAGACAAGAAGCTAGAAAACTCTGAGGACATAGTTGGAGGatccaagaaaaagaaaaagaaaaagaaacacaagaagTTAAGCAAGAGAGCCAaacgaaaagaaaaagagaaagtggaGGGGGAGATGGTGACCGAGACCCCGGGAGAGAagaccaaaaagaaaaagaaacacaaacgaaagaaaaacaaaaataaagtacGTGCTGAGGAAGATGAGAAAGCGGGAGAAAGTAAAGAACAGAAAGACACGGATGACAAAGGTGGAACCAATTCCGCCGCTCCGAATGCAGTAGGGACTTTGACTTCAGATGGAGGAAAGAGAAAACGGCTACATAAAGAAGTGTCGCAAAAGTCAGTTTCTCAAGAGAGGAGCACAGGAAAACCCAATCTGTCAGAAGAGCACAGTGGTACAAAACGTCCCAAACCTGACCCAAGCACATCAGTGGCATCCTGCTCTGCCTCTGCACAGAAAAGCCCTGTGGGTGGTCGACCACCGACGAGTGAAAGTGATGAAGATGGAGGCTCAGCATCTCAACGCTCACGCCGTCCTCATCGTCGCAATACTCCTCCACGTGAAAGGCATCACCGAAGTGAGGACTCTGGACAGTCAGGTCGCTCACGGAGTCGTTCTTCTCGCAGAGGAGATCGTAATCATCGGCGCAACAGAGGACAAAAATCTCATAGTCGATCATATTCAAGCAGCTCTGAGCGGTCCTCTGCGAGAAGCAGTGCTTACAGTCGCCGCAGCCACAGCTACTCGGACAGCTATAGTGACTACAGTGGTGGAGAACATCGCAGGACAAAAAGACGGTCATCAGACTCTGAATACGAAAGGAGAGGCGGAGGACGGTCGCACAGACGGCATTACTCCTCCTCGTCTTCAGAAGACTCTCGTTCACGGTCACGCTCGCACAGCCGCAGAAAGCACCATAGACGGCGGCGTCATCACAGCAGCAGCCGCAGTTACAGTCGtagcagcaggagcagcagtgcTCACTCATACCGACACAGCAGCTACAGCCGTAGTTGCAGCTCTGCCAGTCGCTCGTCCAGCTCCACCAAAGGCTCACCACAACGGCACAGTCATAACCGACGGGCTGACAGTTCTTCGCGGAGACGTGATTTTAACCGCTCTCGTATCTACCGATCCCAGTCTCCGAGGTCTTCCTCGTCCCGTGCACAGCCACGAACCAGCAACTCAACACAAGTAACAAAAGGAAGTGGGGGAGGAGGCGGTGCTTCAGAGCAACGGAACTCACTCACAGCACGACAGCTTCTCGAAAGAATCCAGTCTCGCAAGGGTGGCGAAGATTCTGGAACAGGAAGCAAACCAGGCACCAAAATTAAGGACCCTCCACAGGGCTACTTTGGGCCCAAGCTCCCCCCTGTACTTGGAAACAAGAACATGTTGCCCCTGTTTGGTAAACTGCAAGCAGGGAAGAAACCTTCATTACTTTCTGTAATGCGAACAAATGATGGGGAAAAGTCAGGGCTTGGAAAGGGTTCTGATACAAGTAATGAGGTGATTCTTGTAGAGCCCATCCGTGAGTTTCCTCCtccacccccaccaccacctccaccagttcagcagcagcaacaggTGGAGGAGTCTAACTCAAATACTTTGGTTTCAGATGAGGTCAGAAACCAAGCCGCAGAACCCCAAGTGCTGCATGAATCACGATCAGTTTTTGAGCAGGAATCGGCTAAGGTTATGCCTGCATACCAAGTTGAGCCTGGACAAGACCCCAACAACCCAATGATGGATGGGTGTATTCTGGCATCTGACATGGGTCAGCAAACAGCCATGCACACCTATCAAGGCTACCCAGTGCCCAATATGGAGGAGGAGGACATAGGCATGGAGGCTGAAGAGGATGGCTTGGCACCTCTGGAGAGCCAGCCAATTACATTTACCCCAGAGGAGATGGAGAAATACAGTAAGCTACAACAAGCAGCTCAGCAACATATTCAGCAGCAGCTTCTTGCGAAACAGGTGAAAACGTTCCCCTCAGCAGCAGCCGCCGCGGCTGCGGCCAATTTGGCCGCCGCTGCCAGCCTTGCCCCTGCGCCGCCTCCACCACCTGCTGCGCTACAACAAATCCATATACAGCAGCCTGCTGTGTCTGCAACTTCAGCAACATCAATTACAACAGTGCAACATGCCATACTGCAGCATCATGCAGCTGCCACGGCAATGGGCCTCCACCATCACAATCCACACCACGCCCATCCTGCTCATGCTCAACTCGCCCAAGTTCACCATATACCACAACATCATCTCACCCCTATTTCTTTGTCACCTTTGGGCCACACATTAGCCCATACGTTAGGGCACACTTTAGGGCACACTGGCCTGATTCCAGCCCACCATTCTGCCTTCCTCCACGGGCAACCAATCCACATAATCCCAGCGTCTGCGCTCCACCATGCCCCATTAGCTTTGCATCATGTACCCCATGCAGCCCTTTACCCTACTCTCTTTGCACCACGGCCAGCTAGtgcagctgcagcagcagctctgcAACTTCACCCTCTTCTTCACCCCATTTTCTCAGGGCAAGACCTTCAGCACCCTCCCAACCACGGCTCCTGA